The sequence TCTTTATTAACATGAGTGTTCCATTCTATATGGGAACTTCTATTCCATTTATAGCTGGTATCGTAATTGGATCAATTCAATTAGGGGCTACAGTTGATTATGCAATTCTGCTAACTACACGATTTAAAGAAGAATGCGGGAATGGTTTAGAAAAACATGAAGCAATGGAAATTGCTGTTAAAGAATCAGCTAAGTCAATATCAACAAGTGGACTTGCATTCTTTGGTTCTACCGTAGGTGTTGCAATTATTTCTGAGATGGAATTAGTATCAAGTCTTAGCGGTATGATCGCTCGTGGAGCAATCATTTCTACACTCGTTATATTATTTATTCTTCCTGGTATCTTACTTGGATGCGAAGGAATTATAAGTAAAACAACACGGGGATGGAAAAAAAGTAATAAAGGAGATGTTATAACGAATGAAGACTAAAAATTCAATACGTGCACTAAGTGGTGCGATTGCAATCAGTATGGTTGCCGTTGTACCTGTAAGTGCAAATGAACCGATAAAAAAAGACGAAACAGTTTTTGTAAACTTGGATAGTGATGGTCGCGTGATTCATAAAGTATCAAGTGTACACTTACATTCAGATAAAGAATTAAAGACTGTTTCAGATAAATCAAATTTAAAAAATATCGTCAATGTTAAAACGGACGATCAACCTGGTATTGCGGGTAATACAGTAATATGGAATACAGATCAAAAAGATGTTTATTATCAAGGAGATATCGAACAATCATTACCGATTGAAACATCGATTCATTATACCTTAGATGGTAAAACAGTTCGTCCAGAAGATATTGTTGGACAAAGCGGTCGATTAAAGATTTCAATCGACATTAAAAATAACGATCCACGCACTATTAAATTAAAAAATGGTGGAACAAAAAATGGTTATGCACCTTACATGGTTGCAACTGTCATGAACTTATCCTCAGACATTTTTAAAGATGTTACTGTGAATACAGGTAAGTTAATTCAAGATGGGAACAATCAAATTGCTACCTTTGCTGTTCTTCCAGGAATGAAAGAAAATCTCGGTATTACCAAAGATTTCTTTGGTCTTGATGACCATATCGAAGTCCAAGCAGATGTTGTGGATTTTGAAATGAGTCCGATTGTCTTTACCGCGACTTCAAACATTCCAAATTTAGAAGCATTAGAAGAATTTGATCGTGTTGAAGATGTTGCAAGAAGTATCGAGACTTTAAAAGATGCTGCCAACCAACTTGCAAACGGAACACAACAATTATCCGATGGTTCAAATCAATTAAATAGTGGCATTACTGACTATGTTAGTGCAGTTGGTAAAGTAAGCGATGGATCGCATGAGCTTGCTTCAGGTTCGGGTGTGTTTTTTGACGGTATTTATCGAAGCTCGGTAGGTGCACAATCCCTTGCTGACAATACATCTCTTTTTACCGAGAAAACAGCACAATTAGGTAATGGTTATATGGCTTTAAGCGAAGGTGTTACGCAATATGCTTCCAAAGCAACTCAATTGAGCGAAGGCTTTATTAAAGCTTCTGAAGCATTGCAACCCGTTAGAGGCTCTGTAACCAAACTTAAGACTGGAATGAGTCAAATTGATTCGGGTACACAACAATTGACGACGGGAAGTCATCAAGTTGTATCAGGTGTAAACGGAGTCCAGGGTGCAAATACAATGGGATTAGGTCAAATTAAACAAACAGCACAAACCATTGCATCGCTCAAAGAACAAATTACGGTACTTGAAAAAGCCATTGCATTGATTCCTGAAGACAAAGATCGTACAGAAATCCAACAAGAATATGAAACACTTGTTAAAACGGTTAATGCACTCGAACAATCCAATGAAGCAGTAAATACAATCTATGGACACGTTGATACACAACTACCTACGCTTGTTGAAGGTAGTGAAGCTGTGAAACAAGGACTTGAAACTGTGAATACAAATCAAAAATCAGTCTTAGCAGGACTTGGTCAACTAGATCATGGATTGGAACAATTTGAAACTGTGTCTGCACAATTGAATGAGAATGCACAAAAACTAAATGCTGGAGCCTTGGTACTTGATACTAAATCTAAAGAGGCATCACGTGGAAGTCAACTTCTACTTGATGGTTCGTCCAAACTTTCCGCAGGTGCTACTGAACTATCATCAGGCATTCAAAAACTAAATGACGGATCAATTGTTGTTAAAGAGGGACTTGATGCTCTTGCACAAGGCTCAAATCAAGTTTATCATGCTGGTTCACAACTCGAAGCAGGAGCAACCAAACTTGCTGAAGGTTCAACAGAACTTAATAACAAAGTTAATGAAGGAATGGCTGAAGCGAAATCACACGATGAGATCAGTATGGATGATTTAACTCGAATTCTTGATGTAAAAGATGGTCTCTTAGAGATCGCTGAAACAAATACAACATTAAGTGGTCTGGGTTCTGACATGGAAGGCAGTTCCAAAATGATTATGAGAACTGAGGCAATAAAGAAAGAAAAAGAAACAAAAGTGATTGAAGAAACAGTTCAAGAACACAAAGGATTCTTTGCTTGGATTAAAGAAAAAATTTCAAAATAAAAAACGACTTCGGTCGTTTTTTTTTAAGCTTCAATCAGTGTAAGGTTTGCATAGATTGTTGTAATAATGGCAATGACGATTCCAGGTATGACCCAAGAAAGTTGAAGGTTATGTAATGGAAGCGTCGAGATGAGTTTAAAGCATGTACTGTAAGCATGATTAATACTTGATAGGATACTAATACATCCCACAACAATCGTCGTTATTTTAAATGTTATATCGGGTATGTCGCCTATAAGGGTTAAGAGAATTAAAGTAATTGCGATTGGATAGATTGCACTCAGTATCGGTGAACTGATCGCTAAAATCTGATTCAAACCGAAATTACCAATGATTAAACTAATTATTGAGAGTAAGATAACAAATTTTTCATAACTTAGGATATGTAGAAGTTCTGAAAAATATTTACTGCATGAAGTAATTAATCCGACACAAGTTGTAAGGCATGCTAAGGTAAAGATCAATCCAAGTACAATTGGACCATAAGACCCATAGGCCGCATATGAAACAGCAATTAAGACCTCTGCACCATTGGTAGCATTTGGTAAATTTGGTGCAATATGAGAGCCTAGAAGTGCCAAAAGAATATAAACAAGAAATAATAAGATCCCTGCAATCGCACCAACTTGATATGTTGTATTACGAATCAGCTTTTTATCGGTAATTCCGATGTCTTGTATAATCATAGAAAGTACAAGTCCAACTGTAAGGGATCCGATCGCATCCATCGTCATATAACCATTAATAAATGCGGCCGTTGCCGGATGGAGACGATATGGATCTTTGGGAGGTAAAATTACATGTGCCTGTTTAGAAAAAATCAGGACTGAAGTAATAATCAAAAGACTGAGAAGAATCGGTGTTAATACTTTACCCATACGATCCACTAACTTATTGGGTTTCATGGATAACCATGCGGCAATACCAAAGAACACAAACGTATAAATAAGCATTGCGACACCCAAGTTCGATGCAGATAACATCGGTTTAATTGCAATTTCAAAGGGCATTGTACCTGCTCGTGGAATCGCTAATCCAGGTCCTATAGAAATATAAATAATAACGGTGAACGCTGTGGCAAAGTGCGGGTGAACTTTTGACCCAATTGGATTGAAGCCTTCAGCCTTTGCGACGGCACTAATGCCTAAAAACGTTAGAAAGACGGCAGACATTGAAAAGAAAAAAATTGATATTGGAAGGTTATATCCCGAAAGATAACCAATCATGGAAGGAAAAATAAGATTTCCAGCACCAAAAAACATAGAGAAAACTGTAATACCAAGAGAAAGTACCTCAAGGCGTGATAATTTGTTCATAAAGGACCCCAATTTCTAGAATTTAAGTTTAAAGTATAAAGGTGGATAATAAGTGAAATTGTACTAATTCCCGAGGATATGGTCAAAGTTTTTTTCAAATAGCGTAATTTGGTAGTCAATTGTGTTGTACGTGATTACCGGACTCGAATTATTTGTTTTGTTTTTAATGATACTACTTAATTGGATTAAACGGTTATGATGATCGAGAATCAGTGAAGCCATTCGATCATGAGTATTGAGATCATCGTTACGATAATTTTGGCTGCAAATCATATCACCTTGGCTTCGAGACTTAAAACGAATTGATTCATTCAGAGATGCAATTTTCACGTCTTTATGGTCCGT is a genomic window of Erysipelothrix amsterdamensis containing:
- the brnQ gene encoding branched-chain amino acid transport system II carrier protein, with translation MNKLSRLEVLSLGITVFSMFFGAGNLIFPSMIGYLSGYNLPISIFFFSMSAVFLTFLGISAVAKAEGFNPIGSKVHPHFATAFTVIIYISIGPGLAIPRAGTMPFEIAIKPMLSASNLGVAMLIYTFVFFGIAAWLSMKPNKLVDRMGKVLTPILLSLLIITSVLIFSKQAHVILPPKDPYRLHPATAAFINGYMTMDAIGSLTVGLVLSMIIQDIGITDKKLIRNTTYQVGAIAGILLFLVYILLALLGSHIAPNLPNATNGAEVLIAVSYAAYGSYGPIVLGLIFTLACLTTCVGLITSCSKYFSELLHILSYEKFVILLSIISLIIGNFGLNQILAISSPILSAIYPIAITLILLTLIGDIPDITFKITTIVVGCISILSSINHAYSTCFKLISTLPLHNLQLSWVIPGIVIAIITTIYANLTLIEA